Below is a window of Thermodesulfobacteriota bacterium DNA.
TGGGTCGATCACATATACATGCCTGGAATAGATTTTATGGTCAGATGTCCAAGTAACCTTTGGAAGGACTTCGATTCATACGGCGCATTCGGAAAGATGAGAATAGGAATAGCTCTTTTTGAAGGAAGATTGAGCTGGTCTGAAAAGCTCCTTGAGATCCTTTACGCATGTACACTTTGCGGGGCCTGTGATGTGGGATGTAAAAGGAACCTTGATCTTGAAATAGGATTAACTCTTGAGGCATTACGCATAAAAGCGGTAAAAGATAGGGTTGCTCCCCTACCGGCCCATAAAAAGATAATTGAGAACATTCAGAAAACACACAATAAGTTCGGGGTAGATAATAAGGGGAGAAGAGCCTGGGCAGAAAAAGTACCCTTAGATGACACTTCCGATCTCATATACTTTGTCGGATGTTCAAGTTCCTTCGTAAATCGAGAGATTCCTCTAGCTGTATCAGAGGTCCTTTCGAAAACAAATAAAAAATTTGCGCTTTTTGATAATGAATGGTGTTGTGGAAACGTCCCATACTCTGTCGGAGCCTATGAAGAAGCAAAAGCTATAGCTCGACGGAACGTAGAGTACGTGAGATCAAAGGGGTGTAAAACTGTGCTTCTAAGCTGTGCTGAATGTTATAGGATGTGGAAGGTTGACTATCCAAAGCTGCTTGGTATATCCACGGATGATCTTGGTTTTGAGGTTATACATTTCATAGAGTACGTTGAGAAGGCCAAAAAAGAAGGGTTACTCAAGCTTACAAAACCAATCAAAAAAAGGCTCACTTACCATGATTCTTGCGGAGTTAGCAGGCTTTGCGATCCGTGGATAAACTGGAAAGGGACAAGGGGATGGATGGGAATTGTGGAACCGAAGTTAAAGAGGAGAAGAGGTACTTATGGTCTATACTTTCAGGCGAGAGAGATCTTAAGTAGCATTCCCGGTCTCAAATTCGTTGAGATGCCGAGAACTAGAGAGAATTCACTCTGCTGTGGAGCAGGGAGAGGAACAAAAGAGGCATTTCCCCAATTTACTGAATTTATTGTGAATGAGAGGATGAGAGAGGTAAAACACGTAGGGGCTGAGCTTCTTGTCTCCGCATGTCCTTGGTGTAAGACTAATTTCAAACGCGCAATAAAGGATGGAGATGGTATAGAGGTCCTTGACATATCAGAACTCGTCGCTTTATCCATGGAGTGAGGAGGCGTAAAATGGCTATAAACAGAGAAGCTTATAATGTTTTGAAGTCCATAGTTGGAGACGATTACATATCCGACGACCCTGTAATATGTGAGGGGTATAGGGCAGGTCCAGGAGGGTACGAATGCGGTCTAGGGTATGAGAGAGTGATGAGTAAGGTTCCGGGCGCTGTAATCCTCCCGAAAACTACAGAAGAGGTGCAAAGGATTGTAAAGGTTTGCAATAGGTACAGAGTACCCTTTGTACCTTACAGTACAGGTTTTTACGGTCCCCGCTCCCACTGCCATGTGGAAGGAGAACTTCTCATAGATTTAAAGCGCATGAGGCATTTCGAAATAGATGAGAAACACTTTTACGTCGTTGTTGGTCCGGGCGTCATATATTCACCTATCCAGCAGGAAGCATTAAACAGAGGAGCCTACGTTGTTATAGGTGGCGGTGGGGCTCAGGCTTCAGCGATCGCAAATCTCATAGGGGATGGATGGTCACCGCTCAGCCACAGAATAGGCCTACCCCACAGACGGATCTTAGGGACTGAGCTTGTACTTCCGGACGGGGAGCTAGTCAAACTAGGTTCTTATGCTATAAGTGACGATCCTTTCTGGGGAGAGGGAATCGGTCCAGATTTGAGAGGTTTACTAAGAGGTTATACAGGTCTTAGAGGGTGCCTTGGAATAGTCACTAAAATGGCGATAAAAACGCTTCCGTTTCAGCCGGAGCCGCTTATTCCGACTGGCGTATCCCCCAATACGGCACTAAAACTTCCACTCAATAGAGTTAAGTGGATAAATTACCAGCTACCTTCCAAAGAGTCTCAAATAAAGGCCATGTTTGAGATAGCTAAGGCGGAGATCGCAGGGGCGGTTACAAAGGTTCCGCTCTTCTGGAGGGCTATAGCAAAGGCTGAATCGAAAGAGGAATTTTGGGAACTGTGGGGAAAGGAAAGTGAAGAAACGATAAAGAACTTCTTTATAATCCGTGTGCTACTTATAGGTTACACATCAGAAGAGCAGATGAGGTACGATGAAAACGTTTTAAACGATATAATGCAGGAATTGGGCGGAGTTCCTAGACCGACAAAGCCGACTGACGAATCGTGGATAAAAAATGCGGA
It encodes the following:
- a CDS encoding (Fe-S)-binding protein codes for the protein MIKKEEMFDTPKKEVSLDVTDLRNFVYDMSRCIKCKGCYWVDHIYMPGIDFMVRCPSNLWKDFDSYGAFGKMRIGIALFEGRLSWSEKLLEILYACTLCGACDVGCKRNLDLEIGLTLEALRIKAVKDRVAPLPAHKKIIENIQKTHNKFGVDNKGRRAWAEKVPLDDTSDLIYFVGCSSSFVNREIPLAVSEVLSKTNKKFALFDNEWCCGNVPYSVGAYEEAKAIARRNVEYVRSKGCKTVLLSCAECYRMWKVDYPKLLGISTDDLGFEVIHFIEYVEKAKKEGLLKLTKPIKKRLTYHDSCGVSRLCDPWINWKGTRGWMGIVEPKLKRRRGTYGLYFQAREILSSIPGLKFVEMPRTRENSLCCGAGRGTKEAFPQFTEFIVNERMREVKHVGAELLVSACPWCKTNFKRAIKDGDGIEVLDISELVALSME
- a CDS encoding FAD-binding oxidoreductase is translated as MAINREAYNVLKSIVGDDYISDDPVICEGYRAGPGGYECGLGYERVMSKVPGAVILPKTTEEVQRIVKVCNRYRVPFVPYSTGFYGPRSHCHVEGELLIDLKRMRHFEIDEKHFYVVVGPGVIYSPIQQEALNRGAYVVIGGGGAQASAIANLIGDGWSPLSHRIGLPHRRILGTELVLPDGELVKLGSYAISDDPFWGEGIGPDLRGLLRGYTGLRGCLGIVTKMAIKTLPFQPEPLIPTGVSPNTALKLPLNRVKWINYQLPSKESQIKAMFEIAKAEIAGAVTKVPLFWRAIAKAESKEEFWELWGKESEETIKNFFIIRVLLIGYTSEEQMRYDENVLNDIMQELGGVPRPTKPTDESWIKNADSAGMWLMCGSYVSVDYVIESLSQAVVHGEYYAELKRKYTPPLMPDHGDPGWFQSFELGHQGYSEFLIYWDQDEDTTGVDHFYVETSKMNIRERFYTALLGPHQPLYLTGPKYGPNYHEWLLKIKNEFDPLWVCHPPVPLAHDVFVNRAEWMKPIKDWESPESLPIPEWWK